The Anabaena sp. WA102 genome contains a region encoding:
- a CDS encoding DUF2811 domain-containing protein: MNTTVPIFTEIPETLQESMNNYLETHPDWDQTRVLTAALSLFLLQNGESDRRAARVYLETLFHQ, translated from the coding sequence ATGAACACCACAGTCCCTATCTTTACGGAAATTCCCGAAACATTACAGGAATCCATGAACAACTACTTAGAAACCCATCCTGATTGGGATCAAACCCGTGTCTTAACAGCGGCTTTATCATTATTTTTGCTGCAAAATGGTGAGAGCGATCGCCGAGCGGCGCGTGTTTACTTAGAAACTTTATTTCATCAATAA